The following are encoded together in the Roseobacter denitrificans OCh 114 genome:
- the pal gene encoding peptidoglycan-associated lipoprotein Pal encodes MKLTRNILLLVAGLALAACTDPGRFGSDGTGAGGLGGGAVVPGSANDPNSPAFFNQTVGDRVLFAVDESSINPAGQTTLEGQAQWLLANTDYTAVIEGHADEQGTREYNVALGARRANAVREYLISRGVAGNRLQTVSYGKERPIEICSSEECYAKNRRAVTVLASGLSG; translated from the coding sequence ATGAAACTTACACGGAATATTCTTTTACTGGTGGCGGGGCTGGCGCTGGCCGCCTGTACCGATCCGGGCCGTTTTGGCAGTGACGGCACCGGGGCTGGTGGCCTTGGCGGTGGTGCGGTTGTGCCCGGCAGCGCCAATGATCCAAACTCTCCTGCGTTTTTCAATCAGACCGTGGGGGACAGGGTGCTGTTTGCAGTGGATGAATCCTCGATCAATCCGGCCGGGCAAACCACATTGGAAGGTCAGGCGCAGTGGCTGCTGGCAAACACCGATTACACGGCGGTGATCGAAGGGCACGCGGATGAACAGGGTACGCGCGAATACAACGTCGCCCTGGGCGCGCGGCGCGCGAATGCGGTGCGCGAATATCTGATTTCGCGCGGGGTTGCGGGCAACCGGTTGCAGACTGTCAGCTATGGCAAGGAACGCCCGATTGAGATTTGCAGCAGCGAAGAGTGTTATGCGAAAAACCGCCGGGCTGTAACGGTTCTGGCCAGTGGCCTGTCCGGTTGA
- the ybgF gene encoding tol-pal system protein YbgF, with amino-acid sequence MRFFVICAAALLLAPLPAAAQDDQTLADIRQELTVLYVEMQRLKRELSTTGGPSVVVGGDTVLERLSVMEGEMQRLTSKTEELEFRVNRIVEDGTNRIGDLEFRLVELEGGDISTLGETTTLGGDTGASVPATGGTAALQPPAASAGVTGGGQLAVGEEDDFKKAQAALAQGNYQSAADQFAAFSMNYPGGPLAAGADLGRGEALEGLGRTREAARAYLDSFSAEPTGQVAPQALFRLGRSLGALNQVAEACVTLAEVGIRFAGDPAVAQAEEARRALACQ; translated from the coding sequence ATGCGCTTTTTCGTGATCTGTGCCGCAGCTTTGTTGCTTGCGCCCCTGCCGGCAGCGGCACAGGATGATCAGACCCTTGCCGACATCCGGCAGGAACTCACCGTGCTTTATGTGGAAATGCAGCGCCTCAAGCGCGAGCTTTCCACGACCGGTGGGCCGTCTGTCGTCGTGGGAGGGGATACGGTGCTTGAGCGTCTGTCCGTGATGGAAGGCGAAATGCAGCGGCTGACCTCCAAGACCGAGGAACTGGAATTCCGGGTCAACCGGATCGTCGAGGATGGGACAAACCGGATTGGCGATCTTGAATTCCGTCTGGTTGAACTTGAGGGCGGCGATATCAGTACCTTGGGCGAAACCACGACGCTCGGCGGCGACACGGGCGCTTCGGTGCCTGCAACCGGCGGCACTGCGGCGCTTCAGCCGCCTGCAGCCTCGGCGGGCGTGACAGGTGGCGGTCAGCTTGCGGTCGGTGAGGAGGATGATTTCAAAAAGGCACAGGCGGCTTTGGCGCAAGGGAATTATCAATCCGCTGCGGATCAATTTGCCGCTTTTTCAATGAATTATCCGGGGGGTCCGCTGGCTGCTGGCGCTGATCTGGGCCGTGGGGAGGCACTCGAAGGGTTGGGGCGCACACGCGAAGCGGCGCGCGCCTATCTGGACAGTTTCAGCGCAGAACCAACCGGGCAGGTGGCCCCGCAGGCGCTCTTCCGGCTTGGACGGTCATTGGGTGCGTTGAATCAGGTCGCCGAAGCCTGCGTCACCCTAGCCGAGGTGGGCATCCGCTTTGCCGGTGATCCAGCGGTGGCGCAAGCCGAAGAGGCCCGGCGCGCGCTGGCCTGTCAATAG
- the tilS gene encoding tRNA lysidine(34) synthetase TilS — protein MCDLDAEIDAHFVNDIPKALGVAVSGGSDSMALLVLLCGFAERNGVALSCATVDHGLRPEAADEARSVAGYCAAHDVPHVTLKWEGWDGTGNTQNAARVARYRLLADWARGQGIADIALGHTQDDQAETVLMGLARASGVDGLSAMPARRDDRGLCWHRPLLATSRAGLRGFLSANGVAWCEDPSNDDAQFERIKARRALTTLAELGVDRASLAQVAQNMAQARAALEQQTRRAIGDLVSLLGGGAMMPWSGFQTLPSEIARRVLMAAIDWIAAPPHAPRQKALTAALSALRASGSATVAGCRLILKDDRFWMFREFQAVAHARADASQLWDNRWKVTGGQGKQAREIRALGEIGLQQHPEWRTMGLPRALLLATPAVYQGDVLIAAPVVQNTARWRADVIKRPGCLFDEVFGH, from the coding sequence ATGTGCGATCTTGACGCTGAGATCGACGCACATTTTGTGAATGACATCCCGAAAGCACTTGGTGTTGCCGTGTCGGGCGGCAGTGATTCAATGGCGCTGCTGGTCTTGCTGTGCGGCTTTGCGGAACGCAATGGGGTCGCGCTGTCCTGTGCGACGGTGGATCATGGGCTGAGGCCCGAGGCGGCTGACGAGGCGCGGAGCGTTGCAGGATATTGCGCCGCGCATGATGTGCCGCATGTCACGCTGAAATGGGAGGGATGGGACGGCACGGGCAATACGCAAAACGCTGCCCGCGTGGCGCGGTATCGGCTGCTGGCGGACTGGGCGCGGGGGCAGGGCATTGCGGATATCGCGCTGGGGCACACGCAGGATGATCAGGCCGAAACCGTGCTGATGGGGCTCGCGCGTGCGTCCGGTGTTGATGGGCTCAGCGCGATGCCGGCACGGCGCGATGATCGGGGCCTGTGCTGGCACCGGCCCCTCCTCGCTACATCGCGGGCAGGGTTGCGCGGTTTCCTGAGCGCGAATGGTGTGGCGTGGTGCGAGGATCCCAGCAACGATGATGCGCAATTCGAAAGGATAAAGGCACGCCGCGCGCTCACGACGTTGGCGGAACTGGGGGTGGATCGCGCATCCCTCGCGCAGGTTGCACAGAATATGGCACAGGCGCGGGCAGCACTGGAGCAGCAGACGCGGCGGGCGATTGGTGATCTTGTCAGCCTGCTTGGCGGTGGTGCGATGATGCCATGGTCCGGCTTTCAGACCCTGCCGAGCGAGATTGCGCGCCGGGTGCTGATGGCCGCCATCGACTGGATCGCCGCGCCGCCCCATGCGCCGCGACAAAAAGCCCTCACCGCCGCTCTGTCGGCGTTAAGGGCCAGCGGCAGCGCAACAGTGGCGGGCTGTCGTTTGATCCTCAAGGATGACCGGTTCTGGATGTTCAGGGAATTTCAGGCCGTGGCGCATGCGCGTGCAGATGCATCACAGCTGTGGGATAATCGCTGGAAAGTCACCGGTGGTCAGGGCAAACAGGCAAGAGAAATCAGGGCCTTGGGTGAAATTGGTCTGCAACAGCACCCGGAGTGGCGAACCATGGGCCTGCCGCGTGCACTCTTGCTCGCCACGCCGGCTGTTTACCAGGGCGACGTCCTGATCGCGGCACCGGTGGTGCAAAACACGGCACGATGGCGCGCGGACGTGATAAAAAGGCCGGGCTGCCTTTTTGATGAGGTATTCGGCCATTGA
- the ftsH gene encoding ATP-dependent zinc metalloprotease FtsH codes for MGNARNIAFWVVLFLLILALFNLFSGPGSTMQSREISYSEFVEAVESGNVSNVTLDGEHVRFRQEDGTDYVTIKPSDAEITQLLIANDVAVRAEQQQQSGFQTFLMSLLPFLLLIGVWIYFMNRMQGGGKGGAMGFGKSKAKMLTEKHGRVTFDDVAGIDEAKEELEEIVEFLRNPQKFSRLGGKIPKGALLEGPPGTGKTLLARAIAGEAGVPFFTISGSDFVEMFVGVGASRVRDMFEQAKKNAPCIVFIDEIDAVGRHRGAGYGGGNDEREQTLNQLLVEMDGFEANEGVIIIAATNRKDVLDPALLRPGRFDRQVTVGNPDIKGREKILGVHARKTPLGPDVDLRIIARGTPGFSGADLANLVNEAALGAARVGRRFVTMIDFEQAKDKIMMGAERRSMVMTTEQKEMTAYHEAGHALVGIKLPKCDPVYKATIIPRGGALGMVMSLPEMDRLNMFKDECHQRLAMTMAGKAAEIHKYGPDAVSNGPAGDIMQASGLARAMVLRWGMSDKVGNIDYSEAAEGYQGNTAGFSVSANTKELIEEEVQRFIQDGYEWASKIIKENEVEFERLAQGLLEYETLTGEEIKRVMNGEPPVPPSDQSDKPDSGETTSVTAIPKAKAKASKRPPSDGGLEPEPSV; via the coding sequence TTGGGAAACGCACGCAACATAGCCTTTTGGGTTGTACTATTTCTGTTGATCTTGGCGCTGTTCAACCTGTTCAGCGGTCCCGGCAGCACCATGCAAAGCCGCGAAATCAGCTATTCGGAGTTCGTTGAAGCGGTCGAATCCGGCAATGTCAGCAATGTGACATTGGACGGGGAACATGTGCGTTTCCGTCAGGAAGACGGGACAGATTATGTCACGATCAAGCCATCGGATGCTGAAATCACGCAGCTTTTGATCGCCAATGACGTGGCTGTGCGGGCCGAACAACAACAGCAATCCGGGTTTCAGACATTCTTGATGTCCTTGCTGCCCTTCCTGTTGCTGATCGGCGTGTGGATCTACTTCATGAACCGGATGCAGGGCGGTGGCAAAGGCGGCGCGATGGGCTTTGGCAAGTCCAAGGCCAAGATGCTGACCGAAAAGCATGGCCGTGTCACATTTGACGATGTCGCTGGTATTGATGAAGCCAAGGAAGAGTTGGAAGAGATCGTCGAATTCCTGCGCAACCCACAAAAGTTCAGCCGCCTTGGCGGTAAAATTCCCAAAGGCGCCTTGCTTGAGGGTCCTCCCGGGACCGGTAAGACGCTGCTGGCGCGCGCCATCGCGGGCGAGGCGGGCGTGCCGTTCTTCACGATTTCCGGGTCGGACTTTGTGGAAATGTTCGTCGGTGTGGGTGCCTCGCGTGTCCGCGACATGTTCGAACAGGCCAAGAAAAACGCGCCCTGCATCGTGTTCATCGACGAAATCGACGCGGTCGGGCGCCACCGTGGCGCTGGTTACGGCGGCGGTAACGACGAGCGCGAACAGACGTTGAACCAGCTTCTTGTCGAAATGGATGGTTTTGAGGCGAATGAAGGTGTGATCATTATCGCCGCGACCAACCGTAAGGACGTGTTGGACCCGGCCTTGTTGCGTCCGGGCCGGTTTGACCGTCAGGTCACTGTCGGTAATCCGGACATCAAGGGCCGTGAGAAGATCCTCGGCGTGCATGCGCGCAAAACGCCGCTGGGCCCTGATGTTGATCTGCGCATCATCGCGCGGGGAACGCCCGGGTTCTCCGGGGCTGATCTGGCAAACCTCGTGAACGAGGCGGCATTGGGTGCGGCGCGTGTCGGACGTCGCTTTGTGACGATGATTGATTTCGAGCAGGCAAAAGACAAGATCATGATGGGGGCTGAGCGCCGCTCCATGGTCATGACGACCGAGCAGAAAGAGATGACAGCCTATCACGAAGCCGGTCATGCTCTGGTCGGGATCAAGCTGCCGAAATGTGACCCGGTCTACAAGGCCACCATCATTCCGCGCGGCGGCGCGTTGGGCATGGTGATGAGCTTGCCTGAGATGGACCGTCTGAACATGTTCAAGGACGAATGCCACCAGCGCCTCGCCATGACCATGGCTGGTAAGGCGGCTGAAATCCACAAATACGGTCCTGATGCGGTGTCGAACGGTCCTGCCGGTGACATTATGCAGGCCTCGGGTCTGGCGCGCGCGATGGTGTTGCGCTGGGGCATGTCGGACAAGGTCGGCAACATCGACTATTCGGAAGCAGCCGAAGGGTATCAGGGCAATACGGCGGGTTTCTCCGTTTCGGCCAATACCAAGGAGCTGATCGAGGAAGAGGTACAACGCTTCATTCAGGACGGCTATGAATGGGCGAGCAAGATCATCAAGGAAAACGAGGTCGAATTCGAACGCCTCGCGCAGGGTCTGCTGGAGTACGAAACCCTGACCGGAGAAGAGATCAAACGCGTCATGAATGGCGAACCACCTGTCCCGCCTTCGGATCAGTCCGACAAGCCGGACAGCGGTGAGACAACAAGCGTGACGGCCATTCCAAAAGCGAAGGCCAAGGCGAGCAAAAGGCCTCCATCGGATGGCGGTCTGGAGCCTGAACCATCGGTCTGA
- a CDS encoding MOSC domain-containing protein, which yields MPALMPTEFRGHVKWLGRVINTQETLRSETLQSAMLTFSGIEGECHGGLTRPACVRTEAQYPQGTEIRNVRQLSILSQEELDAIARDMGMPDIDPAWLGASMVIAGIPDFSHIPPSSRLQVQSGASIVVDMENRPCIYPGREIEKDRPGLGPKFKPAAKNRRGVTAWVEREGSVSVGDTLRLHIPDQPVWQMLGEARGQNPAF from the coding sequence ATGCCAGCACTGATGCCCACAGAGTTTCGCGGCCATGTGAAATGGCTGGGGCGCGTGATCAATACGCAGGAAACGCTGCGATCCGAAACCTTGCAGTCCGCGATGTTGACGTTTTCCGGCATTGAAGGCGAATGCCATGGTGGCCTGACCCGGCCTGCCTGCGTGCGCACCGAGGCGCAGTATCCGCAGGGCACCGAAATTCGGAACGTGCGCCAGCTCAGTATTTTATCGCAAGAGGAGTTGGACGCGATCGCGCGTGACATGGGCATGCCCGACATTGACCCGGCGTGGCTCGGGGCATCTATGGTCATCGCGGGCATTCCCGATTTCAGCCATATTCCACCCTCGTCGCGCCTGCAGGTCCAAAGCGGTGCCAGCATCGTGGTGGATATGGAAAACCGACCCTGTATTTATCCCGGACGAGAGATTGAAAAGGACCGTCCCGGCTTAGGTCCAAAATTCAAACCTGCCGCAAAAAACCGGCGCGGTGTGACGGCTTGGGTCGAACGTGAAGGGTCGGTATCAGTGGGAGACACCCTGCGCCTGCATATACCGGATCAGCCAGTTTGGCAGATGTTGGGAGAGGCGCGCGGTCAAAACCCCGCATTCTAG
- the folD gene encoding bifunctional methylenetetrahydrofolate dehydrogenase/methenyltetrahydrofolate cyclohydrolase FolD, which translates to MSATLIDGKAFAARVRAQVAEHVTRLKADHGITPGLAVVLVGQDPASQVYVRSKGKQTTEVGMKSVEHKLDADTSETDLLAVVDQLNKDPDIHGILVQLPLPGHLDEDLVINSIAPEKDVDGFHISNVGLLGTGQKSMVPCTPLGCLMMLRDYHGSLLGMDAVVVGRSNIVGKPMAQLLLGDSCTVTIAHSRTKDLADVVRRADIVVAAVGRPEMVPGDWIKPGATVIDVGINRLDAPEKGEGKTRLVGDVDFDSCAAVAGAITPVPGGVGPMTIACLLANTVTACCRANGLEEPEGLTA; encoded by the coding sequence ATGTCAGCTACGCTCATTGATGGCAAAGCCTTTGCCGCGCGCGTGCGCGCGCAGGTCGCAGAGCATGTAACGCGGCTCAAGGCCGACCACGGGATCACACCGGGCCTGGCGGTTGTGCTTGTTGGGCAAGACCCGGCAAGTCAGGTCTACGTGCGTTCCAAGGGCAAACAGACCACCGAGGTGGGGATGAAATCGGTTGAGCATAAGCTGGATGCCGACACCTCGGAAACGGATTTGCTGGCGGTTGTGGATCAATTGAACAAGGATCCTGACATCCACGGCATTCTGGTGCAACTGCCCTTGCCGGGGCACCTGGACGAGGATCTCGTGATCAATTCGATTGCGCCGGAAAAGGACGTCGATGGCTTTCACATCTCGAACGTGGGGCTGTTGGGCACGGGACAGAAAAGCATGGTGCCCTGCACGCCGCTGGGCTGTCTGATGATGCTGCGGGATTATCATGGTTCCCTCTTGGGGATGGATGCGGTCGTCGTGGGACGTTCGAATATTGTCGGCAAACCGATGGCGCAGCTTTTGCTGGGTGATAGTTGCACCGTGACCATTGCCCATAGCCGCACCAAGGACCTTGCGGATGTCGTGCGCCGCGCCGACATTGTCGTGGCGGCGGTGGGGCGGCCCGAAATGGTGCCGGGGGATTGGATCAAACCCGGCGCGACGGTGATAGATGTGGGCATCAACCGTCTGGATGCGCCGGAAAAGGGCGAAGGCAAAACGCGCCTCGTGGGCGATGTGGATTTTGACAGCTGTGCGGCAGTTGCCGGGGCCATCACGCCTGTGCCCGGCGGTGTAGGGCCGATGACCATCGCCTGCCTGCTGGCCAATACGGTCACTGCCTGTTGTCGTGCAAACGGTCTTGAGGAACCCGAAGGGCTGACGGCTTAA
- a CDS encoding PaaI family thioesterase, whose protein sequence is MDQAELNRIQRSFEAQSMMHTLGAELASIAPAAITIKAPILPGSRQQQGFAHAGLTFAIGDSAAGYAALTTLPLDREVVTAEMKINLLAPALGDHLIAKGRIIKTGRQLIVVAADVYAMNGAQERHVAALQGTMVPVPATSKHPA, encoded by the coding sequence ATGGATCAAGCCGAATTGAACCGCATTCAACGCAGTTTTGAAGCGCAAAGCATGATGCACACCCTCGGCGCGGAGCTGGCCAGCATCGCCCCGGCAGCGATCACCATCAAAGCGCCGATCTTGCCGGGCAGTCGGCAACAACAGGGGTTTGCCCATGCCGGGCTGACCTTTGCCATCGGGGACAGCGCGGCAGGATACGCGGCGCTGACCACCCTGCCCCTTGACCGCGAGGTTGTGACGGCCGAGATGAAAATCAACCTGCTTGCCCCTGCGCTTGGTGACCATCTGATCGCAAAGGGCCGCATCATCAAGACGGGCCGCCAGTTGATCGTCGTCGCCGCGGATGTCTATGCGATGAACGGTGCACAGGAACGCCACGTCGCCGCCTTGCAGGGCACGATGGTGCCCGTTCCCGCAACCTCAAAGCATCCGGCTTAA
- the pdeM gene encoding ligase-associated DNA damage response endonuclease PdeM has product MNSYEFSFCGVTLWAMPSGALFWPDAELLCVSDLHLGKSERVARRSGQTLPPYETRDTLARLAEDLGRTDARVVVCLGDSFDDVTAAENLAQEDRHWLMRLQAGRRWIWIEGNHDPGPVELGGQHLRELQQGGLTFRHIADPGQEAEVSGHYHPKVQLATRGRMISRRAFLMDEKRLVMPAYGTYTGGLHTQHQALNQLMGPQALAILTGPVPTCVPMPR; this is encoded by the coding sequence ATGAACTCCTACGAATTCTCCTTTTGTGGCGTGACGCTCTGGGCGATGCCTTCGGGCGCGCTTTTCTGGCCGGACGCCGAACTGCTCTGCGTTTCCGATCTGCATCTGGGAAAATCCGAGCGGGTGGCGCGGCGCAGCGGGCAAACCCTGCCGCCCTACGAGACCCGCGACACGCTGGCGCGGCTGGCAGAAGATCTGGGGCGCACCGATGCCCGCGTGGTTGTCTGTCTCGGGGACAGTTTTGACGATGTCACCGCCGCAGAGAACCTTGCGCAGGAGGATCGCCACTGGCTGATGCGGCTGCAAGCAGGGCGGCGCTGGATCTGGATCGAGGGCAATCATGATCCGGGGCCGGTTGAACTGGGTGGACAACACCTGCGTGAACTGCAGCAAGGCGGGCTGACCTTTCGCCATATCGCAGACCCCGGTCAAGAGGCTGAGGTATCGGGACATTATCACCCCAAGGTACAGCTTGCGACGCGCGGGCGGATGATCTCGCGCCGGGCCTTTCTGATGGATGAAAAGCGCCTCGTGATGCCTGCCTACGGGACCTATACGGGCGGGCTTCACACACAGCACCAAGCCCTTAACCAACTGATGGGCCCGCAAGCTCTTGCAATTCTGACTGGTCCGGTGCCCACTTGCGTGCCGATGCCACGATAG
- a CDS encoding ligase-associated DNA damage response DEXH box helicase gives MTGVPQKFTDWFASKGWQIHPHQLDMLARAHDPALLLIAPTGGGKTLAGFLPTLIDLATAPRDGLHTLYISPLKALAADIKRNLTTPVTEMDLPIRVEDRTGDTSAARKKRQRADPPHILLTTPESLALLTSYEDAPRMFKGLRRVVVDEIHALAESKRGDQLMLALARLQRLCPDLRRVGLSATVDDPQAIARLLAKHPDPCEILQADPGPAPDISMLTTPKAPPWAGGNAAYAIPAVLEQIKAHQTTLIFHNTRAQAEIFFHNLWLANEEGLPIGIHHGSLDRQQREKVEAAMVRGDLRAIVCTGSLDLGIDWGDVDLVIQIGAPKNVKRLVQRIGRANHRYNAPSKALLVPANRFEVVECHAALDAVYAGQLDGEPRGRGPRDVLCQHILITACAGPFDADALYGEVITVGAYADLTRAEFDECLTFCATGGYALRAYDQWQRLMQNADGLWHLRDPRAAQKIRMNIGTIQDTDTLKVRLQRSRGGKPLGEIEEGFAATLTPGDTFLIGGQIVRYEGLREMTVEVSRNAAKKPKVATFLGTKFATSTQLSARVVEIFQDTAWPYLPAHTADWLALQRERSQLPAPGRLLIESFAHDGRAQTVVYGFAGRNGQQTLGLLLTKRMEEMGLDPLGFVATDYATLIWGLQPVTDPAPLFDLEALETGLETWLAGNAVMKRTFRASATIAGLIQRNTPSARKTGRQATFSSDILYDTLQKYDPEHLLLDVTREEALRGLVDFGRIREMAERVAGRIDHVTLPRVSPLAAPMLLEMGRVPVKGAAEERLLAEEAERLMNAAGLAQITPPPSDKPKWRVGW, from the coding sequence ATGACCGGCGTGCCGCAGAAATTCACCGATTGGTTCGCCTCGAAGGGCTGGCAAATCCATCCGCACCAGCTTGACATGCTGGCGCGCGCGCATGATCCGGCGTTACTGCTCATTGCGCCGACGGGCGGCGGCAAGACATTGGCGGGTTTCCTGCCAACGCTGATTGATCTGGCCACTGCGCCACGGGATGGATTGCACACGCTTTACATCTCTCCTCTCAAAGCCCTGGCGGCAGACATAAAGCGCAACCTGACAACCCCTGTGACTGAGATGGACCTGCCCATCCGGGTTGAGGACCGAACAGGCGACACATCAGCCGCGCGCAAGAAACGCCAGCGCGCTGACCCGCCGCATATTCTGCTGACAACACCCGAAAGCCTTGCGTTGCTGACCAGTTACGAGGACGCACCGCGCATGTTTAAAGGGCTGCGGCGCGTTGTTGTGGATGAAATCCACGCGCTGGCAGAATCCAAACGCGGCGATCAGTTGATGCTCGCACTTGCGCGGTTGCAGCGGCTTTGCCCGGACCTGCGCCGGGTCGGGTTGTCCGCGACTGTGGATGATCCGCAGGCCATCGCGCGCCTGCTGGCAAAACACCCCGACCCGTGCGAGATTTTGCAGGCCGACCCCGGCCCGGCCCCAGATATCTCGATGCTGACCACGCCCAAGGCGCCGCCTTGGGCGGGGGGCAATGCGGCCTATGCCATTCCGGCAGTGCTTGAGCAGATCAAGGCGCATCAAACAACGCTGATCTTTCACAATACCCGCGCGCAGGCCGAGATTTTCTTTCATAACCTGTGGCTTGCCAATGAGGAGGGCTTGCCGATCGGCATCCATCACGGATCGCTGGACCGCCAACAGCGCGAAAAGGTCGAAGCGGCGATGGTGCGCGGCGATCTGCGCGCGATTGTCTGCACCGGCAGCCTCGATCTGGGGATCGACTGGGGCGATGTGGACCTGGTCATACAGATCGGCGCGCCCAAGAACGTCAAACGTCTGGTGCAGCGGATCGGACGCGCCAATCACCGTTACAACGCCCCCTCCAAGGCGCTGCTCGTGCCTGCGAACCGGTTTGAAGTTGTCGAATGCCATGCCGCTCTGGATGCGGTTTACGCCGGGCAGCTTGATGGTGAGCCGCGCGGGCGCGGGCCGCGTGATGTCTTGTGCCAACATATCCTCATCACCGCCTGCGCCGGACCATTTGACGCGGATGCGCTTTATGGTGAAGTGATCACCGTCGGGGCCTACGCTGACCTTACGCGCGCGGAATTCGATGAATGTCTGACCTTCTGTGCGACGGGCGGATACGCGCTGCGCGCCTATGATCAATGGCAACGTCTGATGCAGAATGCCGATGGGTTGTGGCACCTGCGCGACCCGCGCGCCGCACAGAAAATCCGCATGAACATCGGCACGATACAGGACACGGACACGCTGAAAGTACGCTTGCAACGCAGCCGTGGCGGCAAACCTCTGGGCGAGATCGAGGAAGGCTTTGCCGCAACACTGACACCCGGCGATACCTTTCTGATCGGCGGGCAGATCGTGCGCTATGAGGGATTGCGCGAAATGACCGTCGAGGTCAGCCGCAACGCTGCCAAGAAGCCCAAGGTTGCCACGTTCCTCGGAACGAAATTCGCAACCTCCACGCAGCTCAGTGCCCGCGTTGTCGAAATATTTCAGGACACCGCCTGGCCCTATCTGCCCGCACATACCGCCGATTGGCTGGCGCTACAGCGCGAACGCAGCCAATTGCCCGCGCCGGGCCGTTTGCTGATCGAAAGCTTTGCCCACGACGGACGCGCGCAGACCGTCGTCTATGGCTTTGCGGGGCGAAACGGGCAACAGACCCTTGGCCTTTTGCTGACCAAACGCATGGAGGAGATGGGGCTCGACCCGCTGGGATTTGTCGCGACAGATTACGCGACGCTGATCTGGGGGCTGCAACCTGTGACGGACCCCGCACCGCTGTTTGATCTCGAAGCGCTTGAAACCGGGCTGGAAACCTGGCTGGCAGGCAACGCCGTCATGAAACGGACCTTTCGCGCCAGCGCGACAATCGCCGGTCTGATCCAACGCAACACGCCATCGGCGCGCAAGACAGGCCGGCAGGCGACCTTCAGTTCGGATATTCTTTACGACACATTGCAAAAATATGACCCCGAACATCTGTTGCTGGACGTCACCCGCGAGGAGGCGCTGCGCGGTCTGGTCGATTTTGGCCGGATCAGGGAGATGGCAGAGCGTGTCGCGGGCCGGATCGACCATGTGACCCTGCCCCGCGTCAGCCCGCTCGCCGCACCGATGCTGTTGGAAATGGGCCGCGTTCCCGTCAAGGGCGCTGCCGAGGAGCGGCTGCTCGCCGAAGAGGCCGAGCGTCTGATGAATGCGGCAGGTCTGGCACAGATCACACCGCCGCCGAGCGACAAGCCGAAATGGCGCGTGGGCTGGTAA